The following proteins are co-located in the Streptomyces bottropensis ATCC 25435 genome:
- a CDS encoding cation acetate symporter, with product MNENYAVPAVALVVVATVFVGAFGLRISRTTSDFYVASRTVGPRLNAAAISGEYLSAASFLGIAGLVLVQGPDMLWYPVGYTAGYLVLLLFVAAPLRRSGAYTLPDFAEARLASKTVRRLAGAFVVGVGWLYLLPQLQGAGLTLNVLTDAPEWLGGVIVAVVVSATVAAGGMRSITFVQAFQYWLKLTALLVPAIFLVLAWQGDGAPRHAFDEPAEFREQRVVRVDETLDLKLTGPLTVTASGTIDGRRHDERRVHLSAGTHRIDRGTRLTFTKGDTVPVADRGTNGGMSTSLAAGREERPLYATYGLILATFLGTMGLPHVVVRFYTSPHGVAARRTTVVVLAMIGFFYLLPPLYGALGRIYAPDLTLTGDADAAVLLLPDRMIGGLGGDLLGALVAGGAFAAFLSTASGLTMAVAGVLTQDVLPARGVRHFRLGTLLAMAVPLAASGLVGGLPVADAVGLAFAVSASSFCPLLVLGIWWRRLTPPGAAAGMLVGGGAALLAVAATMAGYPGTGTLHALLAWPALWSVPLGFLTMVLVSLATPGRIPAETPAILARFHLPEELVGGRTRAATKEIELWRR from the coding sequence ATGAACGAGAACTACGCCGTCCCCGCGGTCGCCCTCGTCGTCGTGGCGACCGTCTTCGTCGGCGCCTTCGGCCTGCGCATCTCCCGCACCACCTCCGACTTCTACGTCGCCTCCCGCACCGTCGGCCCCCGTCTCAACGCGGCCGCGATCAGCGGCGAATACCTCTCCGCCGCCTCCTTCCTCGGCATCGCCGGCCTCGTCCTCGTCCAGGGCCCCGACATGCTCTGGTACCCGGTCGGCTACACCGCCGGCTACCTCGTCCTGCTGCTGTTCGTCGCCGCCCCGCTGCGCCGCTCCGGTGCCTACACCCTGCCGGACTTCGCCGAGGCCCGGCTCGCCTCCAAGACGGTGCGCCGGCTGGCGGGGGCCTTCGTCGTCGGCGTCGGCTGGCTCTACCTGCTGCCCCAACTACAGGGCGCCGGACTGACGTTGAACGTGCTCACCGACGCGCCCGAGTGGCTCGGCGGTGTCATCGTCGCCGTCGTAGTCTCCGCCACGGTCGCCGCCGGCGGCATGCGCAGCATCACCTTCGTCCAGGCCTTCCAGTACTGGCTCAAACTCACCGCCCTGCTCGTCCCCGCGATCTTCCTCGTGCTCGCCTGGCAGGGCGACGGCGCCCCGCGCCATGCCTTCGACGAGCCCGCCGAGTTCCGCGAACAGCGCGTCGTCCGCGTCGACGAGACCCTCGACCTGAAGCTCACCGGCCCGCTCACCGTCACCGCCTCCGGCACGATCGACGGCCGCCGTCACGACGAGCGGCGCGTGCACCTGTCCGCCGGCACCCACCGCATCGACCGGGGCACCCGGCTGACCTTCACCAAGGGCGACACCGTCCCCGTCGCCGACCGCGGCACCAACGGCGGCATGTCCACCTCCCTCGCCGCCGGACGCGAGGAACGCCCCCTGTACGCCACCTACGGGCTGATCCTCGCCACCTTCCTCGGCACCATGGGCCTGCCCCACGTCGTCGTCCGCTTTTACACCAGCCCGCACGGCGTCGCCGCCCGCCGCACCACGGTCGTCGTCCTCGCCATGATCGGCTTCTTCTACCTCCTGCCGCCGCTCTACGGCGCCCTCGGCCGCATCTACGCCCCCGACCTCACCCTCACCGGAGACGCCGACGCGGCGGTCCTGCTCCTGCCGGACCGCATGATCGGCGGCCTCGGCGGCGACCTCCTGGGCGCGCTGGTCGCGGGCGGCGCCTTCGCCGCGTTCCTGTCCACCGCCTCGGGCCTGACCATGGCGGTCGCCGGAGTGCTCACCCAGGACGTCCTGCCCGCACGAGGCGTCCGGCACTTCCGGCTCGGCACACTCCTCGCCATGGCCGTGCCGCTCGCGGCGAGCGGCCTGGTCGGCGGGCTGCCCGTCGCCGACGCGGTCGGCCTCGCCTTCGCCGTGTCCGCCTCCTCCTTCTGCCCGCTGCTCGTGCTCGGCATCTGGTGGCGGCGCCTGACCCCGCCGGGGGCCGCCGCGGGCATGCTCGTCGGCGGCGGCGCGGCGCTCCTCGCCGTCGCCGCGACCATGGCGGGGTACCCCGGCACCGGCACCCTGCACGCCCTGCTGGCCTGGCCCGCCCTCTGGTCCGTCCCGCTCGGCTTCCTCACGATGGTCCTGGTGTCCCTGGCCACCCCCGGCAGGATCCCGGCCGAGACACCGGCGATCCTCGCGCGCTTCCACCTCCCGGAGGAACTCGTCGGAGGCCGGACCCGGGCGGCGACCAAGGAGATCGAACTGTGGCGCCGCTGA
- a CDS encoding sensor histidine kinase, with translation MTGFLAGFCVALLPVLAAGFWLGRRTARPRSSLGGLGTPVEHATFQTLHTATLAAPPLRAGLTEETARRSAKRLRTLLGTDALCLTDHESVLAWEGVAEHHRAEIMGRLAGPLESGRGEAFPLTCDILDCPVRWAVVAPLTVDDRVHGALVACAPRESAVLVRAAGEVARWVSVQLELADLDQSRTRLIEAEIKALRAQISPHFIFNSLAVIASFVRTDPERARELLLEFADFTRYSFRRHGDFTTLADELHAIDHYLALVRARFGDRLSVTLQIAPEVLPVTLPFLCLQPLVENAVKHGLEGRTVPAAGKSHISITAQDAGAEALVVIEDDGVGMEPEVLRRILAGDTSPSGGIGLSNVDERLRQVYGDDHGLVIETAVGAGMKITARLPKYQPGVHPDGGIPRV, from the coding sequence GTGACCGGGTTCCTCGCGGGGTTCTGCGTGGCCCTGCTCCCGGTGCTCGCGGCCGGGTTCTGGCTCGGCCGCCGTACGGCCCGCCCGCGCAGCAGCCTCGGCGGCCTCGGCACGCCCGTCGAGCACGCCACCTTCCAGACCCTGCACACCGCCACCCTCGCCGCGCCCCCGCTGCGAGCCGGCCTCACCGAGGAGACGGCCCGAAGATCCGCCAAGCGGCTGCGGACCCTGCTCGGCACGGACGCGCTGTGCCTCACCGATCACGAGTCGGTCCTCGCCTGGGAGGGCGTGGCCGAACACCACCGCGCCGAGATCATGGGCAGGCTGGCGGGTCCCCTGGAGTCCGGCCGCGGCGAGGCCTTCCCGCTGACCTGCGACATCCTCGACTGCCCGGTGCGCTGGGCCGTCGTCGCCCCCCTCACGGTCGACGACCGCGTCCACGGGGCACTCGTCGCCTGCGCGCCCCGCGAGTCCGCCGTCCTCGTCCGGGCGGCGGGCGAGGTGGCCCGCTGGGTCTCCGTCCAACTCGAACTGGCCGACCTCGACCAGTCCCGCACCCGCCTGATAGAGGCCGAGATCAAGGCTCTGCGCGCCCAGATCTCCCCGCACTTCATCTTCAACTCGCTCGCGGTGATCGCCTCGTTCGTCCGCACCGACCCCGAGCGCGCCCGTGAACTCCTGCTGGAATTCGCCGACTTCACCCGCTACTCGTTCCGCAGACACGGCGACTTCACCACCCTCGCCGACGAACTGCACGCCATCGACCACTACCTGGCGCTGGTCCGGGCCCGCTTCGGCGACCGGCTCTCGGTCACGCTCCAGATAGCCCCCGAGGTGCTCCCGGTCACCCTGCCCTTCCTCTGCCTCCAGCCCCTCGTGGAGAACGCGGTGAAGCACGGACTGGAGGGCAGGACAGTGCCGGCCGCGGGCAAGAGCCACATCAGCATCACCGCCCAGGACGCGGGAGCGGAGGCACTCGTCGTCATCGAGGACGACGGCGTCGGCATGGAACCGGAGGTGCTCCGCCGCATCCTGGCCGGCGACACCAGCCCCTCGGGCGGCATCGGCCTCAGCAACGTCGACGAGCGGTTGCGCCAGGTCTACGGCGACGACCACGGCCTCGTCATCGAGACCGCGGTCGGCGCGGGCATGAAGATCACCGCCCGGCTGCCCAAATACCAGCCGGGCGTACACCCGGACGGGGGAATTCCCCGGGTCTGA
- a CDS encoding serine/threonine-protein kinase, with protein sequence MHSEAPESGVGRIIADRYHLLNRLGSGGMGHVWLAHDRRLDCEVALKEIVFRSPGEAERERTARVARARAEARHAAGLRAHPNVVTVHDVLEHETLPWIVMEYVPGALDLKALVDLHGALDPAECARIGLAVLDALTAGHERGVMHRDVKPANILLAPDRAGSPYARVLLTDYGISVQPDTQETRHTRSHVLIGTAAYLAPERAQGGPPTAASDLFSLGCTLYHAVEGYGPFDRDSEIAALTSIVLDAPRPMMRAGALEAVLTAMLAKDPARRITAAETEAALSAIVTPQAHPLPAPDLGSRSQWANEPSHTAEPEVPALPRGTHETPWNTSSGAPGRPDVWSPAEHRSAGDRGLGPQRPGGAGGRSRGHGGRALLAGVATALGLALVAGGVWSAVQNLRDLPGGLGGSGDTLSAELPYGPAVGLVEPLRDGDCVDVTWAGTPFSDAARLRLVPACTGRTMDGQVMASYEASSAEDARTGGADRCEQLTVEAREKLVDVRTYAVLPTTDGFDAARHRVACLLMGERRPVYGPLGAYRTLGETVITDVATLQKQDCLDRISDNTIRLVSCEDSHEQKVLGFHEMGAGITYDKAQDTALAACVKNLPPRQYGHEPGVTASGFWISEDGWKKGAHFVVCTVISGSGGTMEGEEA encoded by the coding sequence ATGCACTCAGAAGCACCGGAGTCGGGGGTCGGCCGGATCATCGCCGACCGCTATCACCTGCTGAACCGGCTGGGCAGCGGCGGCATGGGCCATGTCTGGCTGGCGCACGACCGCCGGCTGGACTGCGAGGTGGCGCTCAAGGAGATCGTGTTCCGCAGTCCGGGCGAGGCCGAGCGGGAGCGCACGGCCCGGGTGGCCCGCGCCCGCGCCGAGGCACGGCACGCCGCCGGGCTGCGCGCCCACCCGAACGTGGTCACCGTGCACGACGTCCTGGAACACGAAACGCTGCCGTGGATCGTCATGGAGTACGTGCCGGGCGCCCTCGACCTGAAGGCGCTCGTCGACCTTCACGGCGCCCTCGATCCCGCCGAGTGCGCCCGGATCGGGCTGGCCGTGCTGGACGCGCTGACCGCCGGGCACGAGCGCGGCGTCATGCACCGGGACGTCAAGCCGGCCAACATCCTGCTCGCCCCGGACCGCGCCGGATCGCCGTACGCCCGCGTCCTTCTCACCGACTACGGCATCTCCGTCCAGCCCGACACCCAGGAGACCCGGCACACGCGGTCGCACGTCCTGATCGGGACCGCCGCCTACCTCGCACCCGAGCGGGCGCAGGGCGGGCCGCCGACCGCCGCGTCCGACCTGTTCTCACTGGGCTGCACGCTCTACCACGCCGTCGAGGGCTACGGGCCGTTCGACCGCGACTCCGAGATCGCGGCGCTGACCTCGATCGTCCTGGACGCCCCGCGTCCCATGATGCGGGCCGGTGCGCTGGAGGCGGTGCTGACCGCCATGCTCGCCAAGGATCCCGCGCGCCGGATCACGGCGGCCGAGACCGAGGCGGCGCTCTCCGCGATCGTCACGCCCCAGGCCCACCCTCTCCCCGCGCCCGACCTCGGCTCACGATCGCAGTGGGCGAACGAGCCCTCGCACACCGCCGAGCCGGAGGTCCCCGCCCTCCCCCGGGGCACGCACGAGACGCCGTGGAACACGTCGTCGGGGGCGCCCGGCAGGCCGGACGTCTGGTCCCCGGCGGAACACCGGTCCGCCGGGGACCGGGGCCTCGGTCCTCAGCGACCCGGCGGCGCCGGCGGGCGCTCCCGGGGGCACGGTGGCCGGGCCCTCCTCGCGGGCGTGGCCACCGCCCTCGGCCTGGCGCTGGTGGCCGGCGGGGTCTGGTCCGCCGTGCAGAACCTGAGGGACCTCCCGGGTGGGCTCGGCGGCAGCGGTGACACCCTGAGCGCGGAACTGCCCTACGGGCCGGCCGTGGGGCTGGTGGAGCCGTTGCGGGACGGCGACTGCGTGGACGTCACCTGGGCCGGGACGCCCTTCTCGGACGCCGCCCGGCTGCGGCTCGTGCCTGCCTGCACCGGGCGCACGATGGACGGCCAGGTGATGGCCTCCTACGAGGCCTCGTCCGCCGAGGACGCCAGGACGGGCGGCGCCGACCGGTGCGAGCAGCTCACGGTGGAGGCGCGCGAGAAGCTCGTGGACGTCCGGACCTACGCCGTCCTGCCGACCACCGACGGATTCGACGCCGCCCGGCATCGGGTCGCCTGTCTGCTGATGGGCGAGCGCAGGCCGGTCTACGGACCGCTCGGCGCGTACCGGACGCTGGGAGAGACGGTCATCACCGACGTGGCCACCCTGCAGAAGCAGGACTGTCTCGACCGGATCTCCGACAACACGATCCGGCTGGTCTCCTGCGAGGACAGCCATGAGCAGAAGGTGCTCGGCTTCCACGAGATGGGTGCCGGGATCACGTACGACAAGGCGCAGGACACAGCGCTCGCGGCCTGTGTGAAGAACCTGCCGCCGCGGCAGTACGGCCATGAGCCCGGCGTCACCGCTTCCGGCTTCTGGATCAGCGAGGACGGCTGGAAAAAAGGCGCGCATTTCGTCGTCTGCACTGTCATTTCCGGTAGTGGGGGCACCATGGAGGGAGAAGAAGCCTGA
- a CDS encoding PASTA domain-containing protein, which yields MLLSGCGDSAPSLLAVKAVAAGVASVAPFFDEGERLGRDEPRLTPLEPHSGLQQGNAPGLYGGTQKPKVCDVRKLEDFLTAPENKNKAQEWARITGVDADGIGRYLDELTPVLLRHDTLVKNHDYKKGKAVPFDALLEAGIAVLVDDQGLPAVKCSCGNPLRAFDADPARVEVKFPGDRKWKGYDKSGMVVVEPAPGQLKEIKLVDVEDPGRGISREVGTTGESDTTFDTRARQAVPKVRGMTFDEASAAMADRGLAVTVAGEALPPGDTPVTGSSPGPGTELEFGAAVALAVDRPGGTAEANSGDSEPASGSRSGSGSGSETDSGAGAGPSDSGSSTGSSTGSGSGAARSGPTEPSRTGDSSTGGSPSESGSTPTDGNTTPSGGGPPSSGGGSSGGGSAGGGSAGTGSTDGGASPPESVAPPATGGTTLVPSPSTPSERAVPEPDPPPSPSAPSSAPVPSTSSGTPPPPEPEPEPDPDPDPDPIPPQDSDPPPDGPTTSDPEPLGGAPAPAGGPGDPGDPGLPLDDPAQLPVRI from the coding sequence ATGCTCCTCAGCGGTTGCGGCGACTCGGCCCCGTCCCTGCTCGCGGTGAAGGCGGTGGCCGCGGGGGTCGCCTCCGTCGCACCTTTCTTCGACGAGGGGGAACGGCTCGGCCGGGACGAACCCCGGCTGACGCCTCTGGAGCCGCACAGCGGTCTGCAGCAGGGCAACGCACCCGGCCTGTACGGGGGCACACAGAAGCCCAAGGTCTGCGACGTGCGCAAGCTGGAGGATTTCCTCACCGCACCGGAGAACAAGAATAAGGCTCAGGAATGGGCCCGTATCACCGGTGTCGATGCCGACGGCATCGGACGTTATCTCGACGAACTCACCCCTGTTCTCCTGCGCCACGACACCCTCGTGAAGAACCACGACTACAAGAAGGGCAAAGCTGTTCCCTTCGACGCGTTGCTGGAAGCCGGTATCGCCGTTCTGGTCGACGATCAGGGTTTGCCCGCCGTGAAGTGCAGTTGCGGAAATCCGCTCCGCGCGTTCGACGCGGACCCCGCACGCGTCGAGGTGAAGTTCCCGGGCGACAGGAAGTGGAAGGGCTACGACAAGTCCGGGATGGTCGTCGTGGAACCCGCCCCCGGGCAGCTCAAGGAGATCAAGCTCGTCGACGTCGAGGACCCGGGCCGGGGCATCAGCCGTGAGGTCGGCACCACGGGCGAGTCCGACACGACGTTCGACACTCGGGCCCGGCAGGCCGTGCCGAAGGTGCGGGGGATGACCTTCGACGAGGCGAGCGCGGCCATGGCGGACAGGGGGCTGGCGGTGACGGTCGCCGGGGAGGCGCTGCCGCCGGGCGACACGCCGGTGACGGGGTCCAGCCCCGGACCGGGCACCGAGCTGGAGTTCGGCGCCGCGGTGGCCCTGGCGGTGGACCGGCCGGGCGGAACGGCCGAGGCGAACAGCGGGGACTCGGAACCCGCGTCGGGGTCGAGGTCGGGGTCGGGGTCGGGGTCGGAAACAGACTCCGGGGCCGGGGCCGGGCCCTCGGACTCGGGCTCAAGTACAGGCTCAAGCACGGGCTCGGGCTCGGGTGCCGCGAGGTCCGGGCCGACCGAGCCCTCCAGGACGGGCGACTCGTCGACCGGCGGATCTCCGTCGGAGAGCGGGTCGACGCCGACGGACGGGAACACGACCCCGTCGGGCGGGGGACCCCCCTCGTCGGGCGGTGGGTCGTCAGGCGGTGGGTCGGCCGGCGGTGGGTCGGCCGGCACCGGGTCGACGGACGGGGGAGCGTCGCCCCCCGAGTCGGTCGCTCCCCCGGCGACGGGCGGCACCACGCTGGTGCCCTCGCCGTCCACGCCGTCCGAGAGGGCCGTGCCGGAACCCGACCCTCCGCCGAGTCCGTCCGCTCCCTCCTCGGCGCCCGTGCCGTCCACGTCGAGCGGAACGCCGCCGCCTCCCGAGCCCGAGCCCGAGCCGGATCCCGATCCCGATCCCGATCCCATCCCTCCGCAGGACAGTGACCCGCCTCCCGACGGGCCCACGACGAGCGATCCGGAACCGCTCGGTGGTGCCCCGGCCCCGGCGGGCGGGCCGGGAGACCCTGGGGATCCGGGCCTCCCCCTCGACGACCCCGCCCAGCTGCCCGTACGGATCTGA
- a CDS encoding cytochrome c oxidase assembly protein — protein MDHSGHGTGLLPFTLGRGLAWSADPFFLVACLAGLALYGWGVVRLVRRGDKWPVGRTVAYVAGVLLVMLVTCTGLNDYGMVMFSVHMVQHMVISMVAPIMLLLGAPVTLALRALPVAGRGRKGLRELLLMFLHSWYMKIVTHPAFTIPMFIASLYGLYFTPIFDFLMGSTLGHIVMMTHFLMVGLFFFWPIMGVDPGPHRPGYLMRMLELFAGMPFHAFFGIALMMASAPMVKTYENPPASLGIDALTDQNAAGGIAWAFSEIPSVLVLLALLFQWYGSEQRQARRMDRAADRDGDKELEAYNAYLASLDARGR, from the coding sequence ATGGACCACAGCGGGCACGGTACGGGGCTTTTGCCCTTCACCCTGGGGCGGGGGCTCGCGTGGTCGGCCGACCCGTTCTTCCTCGTCGCCTGCCTGGCGGGACTGGCCCTGTACGGCTGGGGCGTCGTGCGGCTCGTGCGGCGCGGGGACAAGTGGCCGGTGGGGCGGACCGTCGCCTACGTCGCGGGTGTGCTGCTGGTGATGCTGGTGACGTGCACCGGACTCAACGACTACGGCATGGTCATGTTCAGCGTGCACATGGTCCAGCACATGGTCATCAGCATGGTGGCGCCGATCATGCTGCTGCTCGGAGCGCCGGTCACGCTGGCGCTGCGGGCGCTGCCGGTGGCGGGCAGGGGCCGCAAGGGGCTCCGTGAGCTGCTGCTGATGTTCCTGCACAGCTGGTACATGAAGATCGTCACGCACCCGGCGTTCACGATCCCGATGTTCATCGCGAGCCTGTACGGGCTGTACTTCACCCCGATCTTCGACTTCCTGATGGGGTCGACCCTCGGGCACATCGTGATGATGACCCACTTCCTGATGGTGGGCCTGTTCTTCTTCTGGCCGATCATGGGCGTGGACCCCGGCCCGCACCGCCCCGGCTATCTGATGCGGATGCTGGAGCTGTTCGCCGGCATGCCGTTCCACGCGTTCTTCGGCATCGCGCTGATGATGGCGTCAGCACCGATGGTGAAGACGTACGAGAACCCGCCCGCCTCCCTCGGCATCGACGCCCTCACCGACCAGAACGCGGCCGGCGGGATCGCCTGGGCGTTCAGCGAGATCCCCTCGGTGCTCGTACTGCTCGCACTGCTCTTCCAGTGGTACGGCTCCGAGCAGCGACAGGCCCGGCGCATGGACCGCGCGGCCGACCGGGACGGCGACAAGGAACTCGAGGCGTACAACGCCTATCTCGCCTCACTCGACGCACGCGGACGCTGA
- a CDS encoding 6-phosphofructokinase, with protein MRIGVLTSGGDCPGLNAVIRSVVHRAVVDHGDEVIGFRDGWKGLLDCDYLKLDLDAVAGILARGGTILGSSRVQPSHLRDGVARARSHVEELGLDAIIPIGGEGTLKAARLMSDSGLPVVGVPKTIDNDIAVTDVTFGFDTAVGVATEALDRLKTTAESHQRVLVVEVMGRHTGWIALHSGMAAGAHAIVVPERPFDIEELTAKVAQRFSAGKRFAIVVAAEGAKPRAGSMDFDEGGKDIYGHERFAGIARQLSVELEQRLGKEARPVILGHVQRGGTPTAYDRVLATRFGWHAVEAVHRGEFGNMTALRGTDIVMVPLAEAVETLKTVPEERYDEAECVL; from the coding sequence ATGCGCATTGGTGTCCTCACGTCCGGCGGCGACTGTCCCGGACTGAACGCCGTCATCCGGTCCGTCGTGCACCGCGCCGTCGTCGACCACGGCGACGAGGTCATCGGCTTCCGGGACGGCTGGAAAGGCCTGCTGGACTGCGACTACCTCAAGCTCGACCTGGACGCCGTGGCCGGCATCCTGGCCCGCGGCGGCACGATCCTCGGTTCCTCCCGGGTCCAGCCCTCACATCTGCGCGACGGTGTGGCGCGGGCCCGGAGCCATGTCGAGGAGCTGGGGCTCGACGCGATCATCCCCATCGGCGGTGAGGGCACGCTCAAGGCGGCCCGGCTGATGTCGGACAGCGGTCTGCCCGTCGTGGGCGTGCCGAAGACCATCGACAACGACATCGCGGTCACGGACGTCACCTTCGGCTTCGACACGGCCGTCGGTGTGGCCACGGAGGCCCTGGACCGGCTGAAGACGACCGCCGAGTCCCACCAGCGGGTCCTGGTCGTGGAGGTCATGGGCCGCCACACCGGCTGGATCGCGCTCCACTCCGGCATGGCGGCCGGCGCGCACGCCATCGTCGTACCGGAACGGCCCTTCGACATCGAGGAGCTGACCGCGAAGGTCGCCCAGCGGTTCTCGGCGGGCAAGCGGTTCGCGATCGTCGTCGCCGCGGAGGGCGCGAAGCCCAGGGCCGGGTCGATGGACTTCGACGAGGGCGGCAAGGACATCTACGGTCACGAGCGCTTCGCGGGGATCGCGCGGCAGCTCTCGGTCGAGCTGGAGCAGCGCCTCGGCAAGGAGGCCCGGCCGGTGATCCTCGGGCATGTGCAGCGGGGCGGGACGCCGACCGCGTACGACCGGGTGCTCGCCACGCGGTTCGGGTGGCACGCGGTGGAGGCCGTGCACCGGGGAGAGTTCGGGAACATGACCGCGCTGCGGGGCACCGACATCGTGATGGTGCCGCTCGCCGAGGCCGTGGAGACGCTGAAGACGGTGCCGGAGGAGCGGTACGACGAGGCGGAGTGCGTGCTCTAG
- a CDS encoding type 1 glutamine amidotransferase, which produces MSDNSLRVVWVYPDLLSTYGDQGNVLVVERRARQRGLDVARLDVRSDQPIPTSGDIYLIGGGEDRPQRLAAERLRRDRHLYQAINNGAIVFAVCAGYQILGHEFVNDLGQREPGLGLLDVTTTRGEGERCVGDVLADIDPRLGLPQLTGFENHQGVTHLGPTARPFANVRLGKGNGTGDGTEGAYNDTVFGTYMHGPVLARNPQIADLLLKLALDVNALPPTDDRWFEALRDERISSAQQPA; this is translated from the coding sequence ATGAGCGACAACAGTCTGCGGGTCGTCTGGGTCTACCCGGACCTGCTCAGCACCTACGGCGACCAGGGCAACGTCCTCGTCGTCGAGCGCCGGGCGCGGCAGCGCGGCCTGGACGTGGCCCGGCTGGACGTGCGCAGCGACCAGCCGATCCCGACCTCCGGCGACATCTACCTGATCGGCGGCGGCGAGGACCGTCCGCAGCGGCTCGCCGCCGAGCGGCTGCGCCGGGACCGGCATCTGTACCAGGCGATCAACAACGGCGCGATCGTCTTCGCGGTCTGCGCGGGCTACCAGATCCTCGGCCACGAGTTCGTCAACGACCTCGGTCAGCGCGAGCCGGGCCTCGGGCTGCTCGACGTGACCACGACCCGCGGCGAGGGCGAGCGGTGCGTCGGCGACGTCCTCGCGGACATCGACCCGCGCCTCGGCCTGCCCCAGCTCACCGGATTCGAGAACCACCAGGGCGTCACGCACCTCGGTCCCACCGCCCGCCCGTTCGCGAACGTGCGGCTCGGCAAGGGCAACGGCACGGGCGACGGCACGGAGGGCGCGTACAACGACACCGTCTTCGGCACGTACATGCACGGGCCGGTGCTGGCGCGGAACCCGCAGATCGCGGACCTGCTGCTGAAGCTGGCACTGGACGTGAACGCGCTGCCGCCGACCGACGACCGCTGGTTCGAGGCGCTGCGCGACGAGCGCATCTCCTCCGCCCAGCAGCCCGCCTAG